The DNA window GCCGGCCCGCCGGGGACGCCCGCAGGCGCGGGGGCTCGGCGGCTTGACCCCCGGGCTCGCCCCCGTCCGGCCGCGGAGGCCCGTCAGCGGTTTCCCCAGCGGCCCGGTCGGGCGGCGAGAGACCCGCGCGGCCCTCCCGCCTCAGTCGCCCGGTCGCCGGCCGCCGGCGACTCGCCGCCACCGCCAGTGTAGCCGCCGGGCCGCGCTCGGCGGGCCCCTGAGCCGCAGCCATGGGGTGCTGGGGTCGGAACCGGGGCCGGCTGCTGTGCATGCTGATGCTGACCTTCATGTTCATGGTGCTGGAGGTGGTGGTGAGCCGGGTGACCTCGTCCCTGGCGATGCTCTCCGACTCCTTCCACATGCTGTCGGACGTGCTGGCGCTGGTGGTGGCGCTGGTGGCTGAGCGCTTCGCCCGGCGGACCCACGCCACCCAGAAGAACACGTTCGGCTGGATCCGGGCCGAAGTGATGGGGGCTCTGGTGAACGCCATCTTCCTGACCGGCCTCTGCTTCGCCATCCTGCTGGAGGCCATCGAGCGCTTCATCGAGCCGCACGAGATGCAGCAGCCGCTGGTGGTCCTCGGGGTCGGCGTGGCCGGGCTGCTGGTCAACGTGATGGGGCTCTGCCTCTTCCACCATCACAGCGGCTTCGGCAACGATTCCGGCCACGGCCACTCGCACGGGGGTCACGGCCACCCCAAGGGGGCCCGCGGCAAGAGCAACCGCACCGGGAGCAGCGACAACAGCGTGACCCCAGGCGAGCAGAGGCCCGAGCAGGAGGAGACCAACACCCTAGTGTCCAATAGCAGCAGCTCCAACGGGCTGAAACTGGACCGGCCAGGTGAGAGGAGAGAGTGGCCGCCGCAGGTGGTTGGGTCAGGGGAAACTGGGACCCTAGGCTGGTCCGGGGCGGGATGGCCCGCACGCCCCCTGGTGCCCGAGCCGGCCGACGCCGCGCCGCCTCCTCCCCTCGCCCTCCGGGTCCCGCACCCGCGGGGCACACGAGGAAACAGGACCCCTCTCAGCCGGGTGCtgggagccggggtgggggtgggggcgcggctGGGGTGTCGGTGGGGACTGTGGTTTGGGGAGTGGGAAAAGGGTCAGGAGGTGACCGTCAGCCCGCCGCAGTCCACAGCCGCACTTGGCTGCCCTTACAAGAGACTGCCTGCTTTTGGTTTTCACAGGATCAAAAGCGCTTCCTGATTAAATTTCTTGGCCCTCTTGGGAAACGGAGAGAACCCCCAGTTAGTTCATCCTTGGTCGGTGGCTACTTGAAACCTTGCCCTGCCCGAGCGGTTCTTAGGCCCTTTAAGCGAGTTTCTCAGTACGGTATTCAGAGCCAGCTACCTTGGACTTTGCCGAGCTCAAAACCCTGGTTGGAGGTTTCTTTTATGAACAGCAATGTGTGTTTCAGTTAGTTGTCTAAAATCGAAGCCTAATCCTGACAATCCTAGGTTTAGGACCTGTCTGGTCGTGTTTGACATTTCACTGAGGACTTTTCAAAATCATCCTAAAAGTGATGGCCActtattaatcttattttttactgTATGCTTTTCATTCTAAACATTATTGCTCCTGAAGGTAATTTGGAAAATGTTGAAAGGCGACGGAAAAAGGAAATCAACCCAAGTCCAACTACCCAGGCTCAAAGACATTGACAATTTGGTGTATTTCcttccgatttttttttttcatttacatttatttgcttGGTAGTATGATGCTACACAGACAATTGTTACTGTTTTCAAGATGCAGGGTGTCATGTTAATGACATTCAACTTGTACGTTTGAAAAGGTTTAACAAACGATTGAATTTCCCCTCACCCATGCTCTTCAAGGTGTTATTGCAAAGAAAATTAAGCTGCTCTGGTGTGCATACAGTAATTCCTTTCAAAGATGGATACATTTGGTTTAAGAGCTAGTAGGGTAGATAGTGGTCATTTATTGCGGCTTTTCCTGAAGTTTATGATTGGTGATGggtttgtgttgttgattttttagtTTCTGAACCCTCTCCACCAAGATACTCTATGGTttacattcatgataaaagtttaaaagttagCCACTACACCTTAGTGACAAAGAGTGACTAGAGCTGTGTGTCAGATCAGGCACCGTGGCATTTAATTTATGGGGGATCgcattaaattttatattttctgtttgtatatGCCGAAAAGTATAGTGGAATGTTCCCACCCCcacagaaaagatgaaattttggGGGGAGGCGGGCAGATAGGAGAGTGGTTAGGAGGATGGGGAAATgtagtgtcttcttttttttttttttttttttttaatttttttttcaacgtttatttatttttgggacagagagagacagagcatgaacgggggaggggcagagagagagggagacacagaatcagaaacaggctccaggctctgagctgtcagcccagagcctgacgcggggctcgaactcacgggccgcgagatcgtgacctggctgaagtcggacgcttaaccgactgcaccacccaggcgcccctgtagtgtCTTCTTAATAACTTGATTTAGCCCTGGCCATTTTGCCCTGGCTCATTCCCAGTATGTCAGTTTATATATTAAACTGCCCTAGgcacatttttaaatcatattttatgaaaaatgttcacCTCCTTGACTGAGATGGAGTTAGatgaggatgtgtgtgtgtaaacactttaaatgtatttgatacagcagttttctttctttgtagatCCAGAAAAGTCCAGAAATGATGCAGTGGAAGTACAAGTGAATGGGAATCTTATCAGAGAACCTGACCATATGGAATTGGAAGATGATAATAAGGCTGGACAACTTAACATGCGTGGAGTTTTCCTGCATGTCTTTGGAGATGCTTTGGGTTCAGTGATTGTAGTAGTAAATGCCTTGGTCTTTTACTTTTCTTGGAAGGGTTGTCCTAAAGGGGAGTTTTGTGTGAATCCATGTATCCCTGACCCCTGCAAAGCATTTGTAGAAATAATTAATAGTACTCATGCAACAGTTTATGAAGCTGGTCCTTGCTGGGTGCTATATTTAGATCCAACTCTTTGCATTGTAATGGTTTGTATACTTCTTTACACAACTTATCCGTTACTTAAGGAATCTGCTCTTATTCTTCTACAAACTGTTCCTAAACAAATTGATATCAAAAATTTGATAAAAGAACTTCGAGATGTTGAAGGAGTTGAGGAAGTTCATGAATTACATGTTTGGCAACTGGCTGGAAGCAGAATCATTGCCACTGCTCACATAAAATGTGAAGACCCGACATCATACATGCAGGTGGCCAAAATCATTAAGGACGTTTTTCATAATCACGGAATTCACGCTACTACCATCCAGCCTGAATTTGCTAGTGTAGGCTCTAAATCAAGTGTAGTCCCGTGTGAACTTGCCTGCAGAACTCAGTGTGCTTTGAAGCAATGCTGTGGGACCCGGCCACAAGCCCCTTCTGgaaaggatgcagaaaaggcccCGACAGTTAGCATTTCCTGTTTAGAACTTAGCGACAATCTAGAGAAGAAGCCCAAGAGGACTAAAGCTGAAAGCATCCCTGCTGTTGtgatagagattaaaaaaatgccAAACAAACAACCTGAATCATCTTTGTGAGTCTTGAGAAAGATGTGGTATTTGACTTTTGCTTTAAACTGCAAGAGGAAAAAGACTCCATTGAAATTCTAAGTTTGCCAAGTAGTGTAATTGAAGTCCTTGTCTGGTCACACagtttaattctatttttgtaaGAACATAATGGGACTGCTTAACATAGTTCTATATTACAACTTTGTGATTATTAGTGCAGAGTACAGCTATGCTGTAACAATTTTGGAAAGCCAGTTTTAACACTAtgttacatttttgtttaaagtaaGTATAAACCTTATATAACATAATGACATTTGATTTCCAGTTTTTCCATGGTAAAAAATTAATTAGGGggataaataaaattgttactggaatttctctgcttttcttttcccccagtgttatactttatttattagaATTAGAATCACTAAACTTTGAAAATCATCAACAGGTTCGTTTCCTTTGATGTTTCGGGTGATATTTATTTGCCCTCTGAGATCATTACGTAGCATAATGGCAGCATGTTTTTAAGAATGACTCATGGATATTATTAGGAAAGGTTCCCCTTTTTCTTCACATGGGGTATTTACGATACTAAAGATCAGTTACTGTCCTGGATTCTGTCTTGCTGAGTATTATTCTAATAAACAATGGAGATAATTAACAAGTTGAACTATAGTTTACATATGATAGGGCATATGAGAGTAAGAGCAGGGAAGCAGGTTCAccaaattaaatatatagattgtGGTAAGTTAATATTCAGACTGCATTTCTAAATTATTCGGAGAATCTTAACTCCTATCTTCTTTTACCAAAGTTGGTCTAAAATGTGGACATGTTCACCAGCATCACTTTCTTTGAAAGATTGCCATTAGAACATTGAGCTGAAAGTTGGcttacaaaatatatacagtaagtATTTTTAAGGCTGTTAAAGCTAACCTAATAATTACCCGTTAAATGGCAAGCTTATTCATGTAATCTTTTCAGTTGTAGATATTTACAAAAAACTTAACGTTAGTCATTTCATGGTGACCAATCATGAATGGATCCAAACAGCTTTTTTCGAGCACAACCAGCAGTTCTTGTGCTTTGCCCAGAGCCACTGACTTaggggggagagaaaagaaatctaaGGGTTAATGCAATTTGGATACTAAAGTCTTAGAAAGCAAAGTTAACGAAGGCAAAATTAATCATTAAGATTCTGTAGGTCATCCAGTCTTGACCTATCTTGGATCTTCTAATAGTGGTCTATTTTGTAAGATTGCCACAGTATCTACACAGGATGTTCCTGGCTATGACATTGTTGCTGTGGGTTTCAAATCCATACACAAATATTATTTAAGGCTAgttaagttatatttttcttgaCAGAGAGGGGCTATGCTTTGTGAAGAAACTAGAGTTTTGTCCTcaaaaggatgaataggagtGTCGGTTATCATGTATAGctctatttttctagaaataaggTATCCTGACTACTTCAGTAACTTTTATAGCTGACTACTTTTGGGGTGGCTGTCTTTTGGGATTTGAAATAATTCATTGTTTAATGGGTCTTAAGATGAAGGTATCGGCATTGGGCAGTTAACTTTTTAAAGGGATCTTTTGTGGTAGATGGTGTGTTTTTTTCTAGTATAAGCCTATTGCTGGCAATGGGCCTATTTAAGAACAGCCGATTTTTCCAATGAGAATGAGGTAATTTTAGGAACACCGTTTGTAAGTTCACATTTGCTATAATGGGCCAAAACCATAACCTGCCAATTTGCAATACATCTTGATCTTTTAATACTCTTATCTGATAATTGTGTAATTCAATTCCTAAACTGGAAGTTACTTTGAATTTtgcaaaacagttttttaaacatgaaatttggGAATCTCCTTATTTgggtaaatgagaaagaaagcttGAAACTGTACTGTTATCATGTACATTCCTGACTTAACacttaaaactacaaaacatttcaTTAAGATCTTAAAACAGTCTATGTTACAGAAACATTTTGGTAACAATGCATACAATAGGATAATTGGTAAAATACATTCAGTGGGGTTTTCTTTACAAATGCTCTATTGGGTCTTTCTTAAAGGTTGTACAACATATAAGACATCAGCtaactgagtttttgtttttgtttttgttttaatggtgtACAGGCATGGaacaagggcttttttttttcccccaaaagtgCTTCGAAGGTAAAAGCCTTTAGATTTCAGTTACTTCACTTTGCGTAATTTTTAAGTAGCTTATATGTAACAAAGTGGTACCACAGAATTCTTTTTTCAGAGGACTTTGTCATAATAGCAAAATCAGTGGGCACTGACTCACCTTTTGAGTTTTAGCagagaattatttatttctttacaatgCACTTTCTAACCCATTTTTagcattatcttttaaaaaatgcttttatatttaaatattgtgGGATTTAAGTGTCTTTTCCAAAATAGCTTATTCCTCCCTGGAAGAAAATGAGGGGAATACCCTGAATTATTAGGAGACTTAAACCCaatatttaaatatgctttttataGCAATGCATCAATTTTGGGAGGTGCATCTCTCCTGCTGGCTCTTTTATATTTGAGCAAGATCAGTGTGTTTAGAATATGTGTTTAGAAACTTGTCTGTTGTCTCGGTTTCGTGAAAAGGAGGTGCTGCATGTGCCTGAATTAAAACCAACGCAAATTTTTCCAAGCCAAATGCCGCCTTAGTGATGAGAGTGATTTCATTCTCCACTGTCACCTTACAGCTTCTATGATtgtttaaaggttttttttgaaGGGCATCTGCATTGTAAAAATATGGACCAGGACcttttaagaaagacaaaaaaggacaaaagcTTTGGTGTATGAATTTTAGCGTTTTAGAAAACAATGTCTGGATGACTAAGGTATGTAATTTGAATAGGAAAAATTTCCATCAAGAGCACCTTGAAAAATCTCAATAGGTAGAAGACTATGGTTATAACATGTTTGTATCTTGTTTAACATGCCcagttaattttgaatttttgaaagttTGGGGGGAAATGGCCTATGGAACCTAGTGTGAAGTATTTAGTAGGCTAACCGGTATTGAGTTGAAGATTTTCACTGTTTATAAGCAGATATCGTTTGAATGATATAAATGTCATTTACCTGCTGTCTTAAGAtgttcacacatacacaaatatggagaataattctacaatatggaaatatttattttaatagagtttCAGTTAAGTCCTAAAACAGTGTTAAAACTCTTGGGAAGGtggaggttttttgttgtttttttcagtggAAAACTGTCAAATACAGTGTTTGGCCACCTGAAATGGGAATTGTAATAGCACTATTTTCATGTAGCGCTAccaatattatgtggcaatgctATTCTGTTGTACTAACAAGCTCTGGAATATTTAGCGGTCCTTTTCACTGGCACAGGAGCCTTTTGTATGTCATTCACTTTAAACTTTTAAACCAAAAATTTTGTGGTCCAGTGTCTTTGGCAAAAAGATGCTGAAGGGAATGTAACATACAATTGTTATGTGGCTATatataaaaagacacaaattgcCCTGTTATGGTTCTGCCTTGAAACAGCACAATGAAGCGTATCAATGTATTCTGTGATTCTTTATGAAACTTCcatgttgtgttgttttgtgtcAACCATAGCCTGTCCTTTGGGCCAGATGTGGCACAGTTAAATGCAAGTATCATCTCATTAAATGCAGATGCAGATCAAATGTCCTTTAGTGCTGCAACATTTTACCTgactttttgtatgttttatgacTGTGCGTTGTTTTCCAAAGCTGTTCCTACCTCACCATGAGGCTTTATGGATTGTTATGTATTATAAATGTTCTTTATGAGACAGACTACTgtgtttcttctcatttattaaatgtcaagtagaaaaataaactaattttaatatCTACTTCATCATTTTGTGCATGTGGCCTCCCCTCCTATACTAGGCTGGGTTATGTAGACTTAAGGTATTTAAAGGGAAATTGCAGCTTAACTTAAGTGTTGCTAGTGCACAGAGTGACCAGGTTATAGGATGgtaatggggaaggaaaaaaaaaatgtgggcaaAAATTGCAGCAGAAATTGAAGGGCTAGCACTGCAAAGGCTCACTAACATGAAATATTCAGTGGCTGTGAAATGTTTTTGTTACAAATATTAAGCTCACATGTTATATAATTGTAGGTTAACCTGCCTCTTTTGGTACTTGCTATTTGTAAGCATAGTTACTAATATGgattattaaatgttttactaTTACATGATCATCTGGAACTACTAACCCAAGAGTACATTAGTACATTAGTTTGGTTATATGAGTTCAGGACTGTGATAAATGTAGTCTCTcatataaagaatttcttttatcgcttctcggccttttggctaagatcaagtgaagaaTTTAAAGAACTTGTGCTTCTGGCTGGGAGACAAGCAGATAAAAGTTGCAtaagaaaaaatcaaattggCAATAAATGGCAATAGATAATAGAATTGGTAAATACAGTAATACTCCAAAGAAGGGATGAAGATCTTTGGAAAGGCTTCATGTACATGGGGGCTGAGAGACAAGGGCATGAGGTAGTACAGAGGGCTGAGGATCGAGAGAGGTAGGAACTTGCTAAAGGTTGAAGTGCCATGTGAACCAGTTTGAATTTGGTTTCTAGGAATGGAGGAAGCCATCaatatttggaaaaatgagaAGGTGGAGAAGGACACAGATTAGCTTTGGCATGGCAAGTAGACAGTGTGAGACTGGAAGTCAAATCAGTTCATTAGGTATTCAATGCTAAGAGAATGAACTAGTTCCCAAATACCCTTGCCCGCATGTACGTATGCATACCACATTTCAGTTGATTTCCAAACACATCCTTTGTTTATACCTTAACTCAATTTCTGAAATCAAAATGCACAGATATAATCAGTAGTATCTTATAGCTGTTGGCCAGCTTATTTTCTTATCTGAATGTCATCTTACTATTAAGAGTTCAGAAAAGAATTCTCAGGCAATATGGTCTTTCAAGAAGTATTTGCCAACATTCCCTACAACATAATTTCATGTACTATGCATTGCACATCTGGCTGAAAGCTGTTGCTTTTGAGTTAAATGAAAATACTCTAAAAGTCATgaacaacattttttaatgaattttgtaaacatttctgAGTCTTCAGAATTGACCATAATTTTTGCTCCCCCACTGTAGTctatgtagcttttttttttaaagtttatttattcattttgagagagaaagagtgtgagtgggggagagggccagagagagggagagagaatcccaagcaggctctgtgctgtcagtgcagagcctgatatggggcttaaactcatgaaccatgagatcatggcctcagctgaagtcaagagtaggCTTAACTGATAGCCACCTAAGCGCCCTGAGcccttttttcttgtaaatcaagGAATTTATGGCACTTTGTtgcatttgcttatttataaacTTGTTTACCTTTTAGATTACAAACTATGAGGTCAGAGCTgtcatctatttatcatctatctatatcatctatcatctataattatttattatttgagagagcccacaagtggtggagggaaagagaatcttaagcaggttccatacccagcccagagcccgatagggggcttgatcccacaaagtgtgagatcatgacctgagccaaaatcaagagtccgaagctcaattgactgagccgcccaggtgcccctatctttatTTGCTCAGGATTTAGCACAGGGACTGGCACACTGTAGGAATTCAAAGGTGTTAAATGAATATTGAGAGTGGAGAGTGGAACAAAAGAATACTATTCATAGCTAAAATATACCTAACACtgaaaatatagtaataatattattaatagcTATAATATTCTGGGCTCTtatgaaaatatacaaagcaacacatggtttcatttaattctttcaaaccATTAGGCATatttcattattcccattttacagacataTTCAGCACCTTACCCAAAGTCCTCTagctagtaagtgatggagccaGAACAGGAATTCTGCAAGGAATCCATCAAGTAGCTTGCTTTCCCATCACTTTGAATCACCAACTAAATAAGTAGATTCAAAATGAAGAGTTCTTTTTAGTTTTCATCTAATTTGCCTTTCCAAatagaaaggcaaaggaaatgaggaaaataaattttaaagcatttgctatttattttcaaaaattatagtaGTTACCACATGAAGAACCTTTCTACCTAagttagggacgcctgggtgcctcagttaaaCAGTCTgactcaactcaggtcatgatctcacagttcgtgggttcgagccccatgttgggctctgtgctggcagtgtggagcctgcttgggattctctctctctccctccctctctctctgcccctcctctgcatgtgctctccctctctccctctctctctctcaaaataaacttaaaaaaaaaaaaaaagaaaaagaactttcctACCTAAGTTAGGTTTACTTACATTATGgtttagtgtcttttttttttttttaattacatgggGGAGAGGAATAACAATCTTTTTTAGAATTCAGAGCCTCTCCTGGTTTTATTCTAGCCTTGTGGACAGCCGCTAATCGTTACAGACTAGTGGCATTTTCACCTAAGTTATTATATAGCATTGTTTGAGGTATTAACTGCTTTTGCTAGAATACAAAAACTATAGCTTAAATATCCTTTAATGCTGAAAGCAGTAGGCCTCTAGGGGAATGAGGAGTAGAGGTGATTGAAGAAAGTAAATatggatgaggaggaggagacacaggaagaGGACCATCTGCGTTTCAACAGGAATGCTGTGAGCATTTTGGTGAGACAATTTATCATAGAGGAGTGTCCCATGCACTGAGTTTAGAGACCCTGGCCTCCTTCCTCACATATGCAGGTAGttcccccttcccccgcccatCAAGACACCCTAACTGTTTTAAATATCCCCAAGGGAGGCAGAATGGCCCCCATCGGAAACCATAAAAGGCTAACCAGTGAGAactcctccagcctctcccacATGATCCAAATGCTACATCTGGTCTCCTCCTTTTACATAGACTGTTACCACAGACTCTTCCTGTTTTGTTCAAATTTTAGTTTCATCCTTAAGTCCAGGAACCATGCTTCCATGCTGCATGGTCACATAGAAAGTCTAAAGGTGTGATTTCTAAGACTTCTAACCATTGGTAGGACCAGGTAGACAGGAGCTCCTCTGATCGTTTGGGAAGATTGTTCTGCTCAGGAAAGCAGTGCAAACGTGGCCATCTGAATTAGTCATGGAAGCCCTTGGCTGTCTCTTTTGAAATACAAAGTAGAAATGGGTTTCTGGCAACCTAGAAGGGTTTAGAATCAGTGATTTTTATTAACGTgcaaatttaaatattcaaatagaaaaactgagaatggttgcacttatttttttttctactggtgAAAATATCTAGGACAATATTGAACAAAATTTATCAGGAATTTTTATAGCCTGAACCAAGAGTGACCTTCAATGGCACCTGCCCTGGGCTCTTGCATCAAGTTTTAGATTCCTCTGGAAAGTGATAGTGATGCAGCAGTATCTATTGATGAAGACATTGGGTCCTGAGTTTCTACACATTATTAAAAGTCATCGAGCTGAAAAAATTAGGTAGTATATTATGATAGAATAATGATCCCCTAAAGATgttcatgtcctaatccccagaacttgtgaatatgttactttacatggaaaaggtactttacaaatataattaaGTTAGAAATCTTGAGATGGGGGGGGCAGTTATCTTGGATTCTACATGGACCAAATATACTCATAAGGGTCTTTAAAGGAGAAGGCCGGAGGATCAGAGTTAAAAGATATGATGACAGAAATATGGGTGACAGAAGTAGGGTTGGGGTTAGAGAAATTGGAAGATGCTATGTtgttggctttgaaaatggaagaagaggCCACTAGCCAAGGAATGCAGATGGCCTCTagcagctggaaaaggcaaagagacagattctcccctagatcATCCAGAAGGAGTATGAATCTGCTGACACTTGTATCTATTCCATAAGACCTATTTTGGACTTAAGACCTCAAGAACTATAAGGTAatacatttatcttattttaagccactaagtttgtggtaatttgtca is part of the Felis catus isolate Fca126 chromosome F1, F.catus_Fca126_mat1.0, whole genome shotgun sequence genome and encodes:
- the SLC30A1 gene encoding zinc transporter 1 yields the protein MGCWGRNRGRLLCMLMLTFMFMVLEVVVSRVTSSLAMLSDSFHMLSDVLALVVALVAERFARRTHATQKNTFGWIRAEVMGALVNAIFLTGLCFAILLEAIERFIEPHEMQQPLVVLGVGVAGLLVNVMGLCLFHHHSGFGNDSGHGHSHGGHGHPKGARGKSNRTGSSDNSVTPGEQRPEQEETNTLVSNSSSSNGLKLDRPDPEKSRNDAVEVQVNGNLIREPDHMELEDDNKAGQLNMRGVFLHVFGDALGSVIVVVNALVFYFSWKGCPKGEFCVNPCIPDPCKAFVEIINSTHATVYEAGPCWVLYLDPTLCIVMVCILLYTTYPLLKESALILLQTVPKQIDIKNLIKELRDVEGVEEVHELHVWQLAGSRIIATAHIKCEDPTSYMQVAKIIKDVFHNHGIHATTIQPEFASVGSKSSVVPCELACRTQCALKQCCGTRPQAPSGKDAEKAPTVSISCLELSDNLEKKPKRTKAESIPAVVIEIKKMPNKQPESSL